Proteins found in one Pontibacter sp. SGAir0037 genomic segment:
- a CDS encoding S9 family peptidase, giving the protein MHIKLKASLLVAALVCFAFVGKAQQKKEVTLEDIYRKGTFSAKSVYGVNWMNDGRYYSSQVADEQNRVTDIVRYDVTTGQPVNTIIEGEDLKPAGSNTPIRFNSYTFSSDEQKVLFATEQEQIYRRSSKAEYYVYDIASKKLTKLSNGGKQMYATFSPDARRVAFARENNMFFVDLASMQETQITTNGKFNEIINGYADWVYEEEFSFAQGFHWSPDGSKIAFYTFNESRVPEFNMQMWGELYPQDYKFKYPKAGEANSVVTVSVYNLGNGQTVKMETGSETDMYIPRIKWTNDSNLLSVQRMNRLQNTLEILHANATTGKANVVLKETDKAYIDITDDLIYLKDGKNFIHSSEKDGFNHLYLYNINGKLVRQITKGNWEVSNFIGFDEKSDVLYYMSTEVSPLERHLYSISSKGKNKKRLTTEAGTHSINMSHDYKYYLNYYSAANVPSTVSLHTAKDGKLVKVLEDNQKLKSTLAQYNIARQEFFTMNTSDGTKLNGWMIKPTDFDPNKKYPVLMFVYGGPGSQTVTNSWGGANYLWYQVLASKGAIVVSVDNRGTGARGADFKKVTYADLGKYEIEDQVEAAKWLGNQAYVDKSRIGIWGHSFGGYMTLLGLTKGNGVFRAGISVAPVTNWRFYDSIYTERYLKTPQENASGYDDNSPLMFADKLQGDLLLIHGTGDDNVHFQNAVAMQDALISANKQFESFYYPNRNHGVGGGITSLHRFKMMTDFLERKLINPTAGQSQL; this is encoded by the coding sequence ATGCATATTAAACTTAAAGCTAGTCTTTTGGTGGCTGCGCTTGTATGTTTTGCCTTTGTGGGAAAGGCACAGCAGAAAAAAGAAGTAACGCTGGAAGATATTTACCGCAAAGGTACTTTTTCGGCGAAGTCGGTTTATGGTGTAAACTGGATGAACGACGGACGCTACTACAGCTCACAGGTAGCCGACGAGCAAAACCGTGTAACAGACATTGTGCGCTACGATGTAACAACGGGCCAGCCTGTTAATACAATCATAGAAGGCGAAGACCTGAAACCGGCCGGAAGCAATACACCTATCCGGTTTAATAGCTATACCTTTAGCTCTGATGAGCAGAAGGTGCTTTTTGCCACAGAGCAGGAGCAGATCTATCGCCGCTCTTCTAAAGCCGAATATTACGTGTACGATATCGCCTCTAAAAAGCTAACCAAGCTGAGCAACGGTGGCAAGCAAATGTATGCTACTTTTTCGCCGGATGCCAGGCGCGTTGCTTTTGCCCGCGAAAATAACATGTTCTTTGTAGATCTTGCCAGTATGCAGGAAACGCAAATTACAACCAATGGCAAGTTTAACGAGATTATTAACGGTTATGCGGATTGGGTATATGAAGAAGAGTTCAGCTTTGCCCAAGGCTTCCACTGGTCGCCAGACGGCTCCAAAATCGCTTTTTATACCTTCAACGAAAGCCGTGTGCCGGAATTTAACATGCAGATGTGGGGGGAACTCTATCCGCAGGACTATAAATTTAAGTATCCTAAAGCAGGTGAGGCCAATTCTGTCGTAACTGTTTCGGTTTATAACCTGGGCAACGGGCAAACCGTGAAAATGGAAACCGGCAGCGAAACAGACATGTATATACCGCGCATCAAGTGGACAAACGATAGCAACCTGCTGTCTGTCCAGCGGATGAACCGTTTGCAGAACACATTGGAAATTCTGCACGCCAATGCCACAACAGGTAAGGCAAACGTAGTGCTCAAAGAAACAGATAAAGCCTACATCGATATCACCGACGATCTGATTTACCTGAAAGACGGGAAGAACTTTATTCATTCTTCTGAAAAAGACGGCTTTAACCACCTGTACCTGTACAATATAAACGGTAAGCTGGTGCGCCAGATTACGAAAGGTAACTGGGAGGTAAGCAACTTCATCGGGTTTGATGAAAAAAGTGATGTGCTCTACTACATGTCTACGGAGGTATCGCCGCTGGAACGGCACCTGTACAGTATCAGCAGCAAAGGCAAAAACAAAAAGCGCCTGACTACCGAGGCTGGTACACATAGCATTAATATGAGCCACGACTATAAGTACTACCTCAACTACTATTCTGCTGCCAATGTGCCTTCCACTGTTAGTTTACATACTGCAAAAGATGGCAAACTTGTAAAGGTGCTGGAAGATAACCAGAAGCTAAAGAGTACACTGGCGCAGTATAATATTGCCAGGCAGGAGTTCTTTACCATGAATACTTCTGATGGAACAAAGCTGAACGGCTGGATGATTAAACCTACAGATTTCGATCCTAACAAAAAATACCCTGTGCTGATGTTCGTGTATGGCGGGCCTGGTTCGCAAACTGTTACCAACAGCTGGGGTGGCGCTAACTACCTGTGGTACCAGGTATTGGCAAGCAAGGGAGCCATTGTGGTAAGCGTAGATAACCGTGGTACTGGTGCAAGAGGCGCAGACTTTAAAAAAGTGACTTATGCCGATCTGGGTAAATATGAAATAGAAGATCAGGTTGAAGCGGCTAAGTGGCTGGGCAACCAGGCTTATGTAGACAAGAGCCGCATTGGCATCTGGGGGCACAGCTTCGGGGGGTACATGACACTGCTGGGCCTTACCAAGGGTAACGGTGTGTTCAGAGCCGGTATATCGGTAGCTCCGGTAACAAACTGGCGCTTCTACGATAGCATCTACACCGAGCGCTATCTGAAAACACCTCAGGAAAACGCTTCAGGGTATGATGATAACTCTCCGCTGATGTTTGCTGACAAGCTGCAAGGCGATCTGCTGTTGATTCATGGCACAGGCGACGATAATGTGCATTTCCAAAATGCCGTAGCAATGCAGGATGCCTTGATCAGTGCCAACAAACAGTTCGAAAGCTTTTATTATCCAAACCGTAACCACGGTGTTGGTGGTGGTATCACCAGCTTGCACCGCTTTAAAATGATGACAGACTTTTTAGAGCGTAAGCTGATTAACCCAACTGCCGGGCAAAGCCAGTTATAA
- a CDS encoding NfeD family protein gives MLIDWVTVILLICIGLLLIIVELIFVPGTTVVGILGFALTGIGIWIGYAALGTTTGHIILGASSLVAVVTFFYSFRSDAWTRFALNESNRSRVNEDNMHVLEVGEEGKTVSALRPQGTATFNEKLHEVQTRGEFISPNTTIRIINLSQNKIIVEEVS, from the coding sequence ATGCTTATAGATTGGGTTACAGTAATATTGTTGATTTGCATCGGTCTGCTTCTGATTATAGTAGAGCTGATATTTGTGCCTGGTACTACCGTAGTGGGTATCCTGGGTTTTGCCCTTACAGGTATAGGCATCTGGATTGGATATGCTGCACTTGGCACCACCACCGGACATATCATACTGGGAGCCTCATCGCTTGTGGCTGTTGTTACCTTCTTCTATAGTTTCAGATCTGATGCCTGGACCCGCTTTGCCTTAAACGAAAGCAACAGAAGCCGTGTGAACGAAGACAATATGCACGTGTTAGAAGTTGGCGAAGAAGGCAAAACTGTGTCTGCTTTACGCCCTCAGGGCACTGCCACTTTTAATGAGAAGCTTCATGAGGTACAGACAAGAGGTGAATTTATATCCCCTAATACCACCATTCGCATTATTAATTTATCTCAGAATAAGATCATTGTCGAAGAAGTAAGCTAA
- a CDS encoding OmpP1/FadL family transporter, translated as MKVRHIVSASLALVLGWSGTAFAQTEMDALRYSRLGITGSARIQGIGGAQTALGADISTLSANPAGLGMFRRSEVSITPGFGSIGTTSIANRFTTSDEKNTVSIPHAGIVFSSRKGDNEEGDWRGASFGLSISRLNNYNNQINYRNTVRPPADPNANYHNTIVDYFAELANNRTLFGGETLDESLYENSNQSYEGLAYRTYLIDVFEDELGEYAAPLMISKDVDVKQREEIISRGSQSQFDIGVGTSYKDKLYLGASIGIVTVNFSQNRRFYETGYYVESYDENGQPLGQGNYSLTLNDEFTTQGTGINLKVGAIFRPVDAVRLGATIQTPTAYTFIDSYWSSLSATHYDGGVEEEATTPGEYNYALTTPFRATGGIAFFFNKVGFVTADIEYVNYANARFNSTSGESASVFAATNSNIQRNFKSGVNYKLGAEARYQVFRFRAGYNSSADPYTANTSNESRISTYTLGTGIRLQNFYIDAAYLNSSTTNFYSPYVFSDGTGPVVENQERMNNVVFTVGYNF; from the coding sequence ATGAAAGTAAGACATATTGTTTCTGCCAGCTTAGCCCTTGTGCTAGGCTGGAGCGGAACCGCTTTTGCCCAAACCGAGATGGATGCTTTGCGTTACTCCCGCTTAGGTATAACAGGTTCTGCACGTATTCAGGGTATCGGAGGAGCTCAAACAGCATTAGGGGCCGATATTTCAACACTATCTGCGAACCCTGCCGGTTTGGGTATGTTCCGCCGCTCCGAAGTAAGTATAACACCAGGTTTTGGATCTATTGGCACCACTTCTATCGCAAATCGCTTTACAACATCGGATGAGAAAAATACAGTAAGCATCCCTCATGCGGGTATTGTCTTTTCAAGTCGGAAAGGTGATAACGAAGAAGGAGACTGGCGAGGTGCAAGCTTTGGGTTGAGTATATCCAGGCTGAACAATTACAACAATCAGATCAATTACAGAAATACTGTTCGGCCGCCTGCAGATCCGAATGCAAATTATCATAACACTATTGTAGATTATTTTGCGGAACTGGCCAATAACAGGACCTTATTTGGTGGTGAAACCTTGGATGAAAGCCTGTATGAAAACTCAAACCAGTCGTACGAAGGTCTGGCATATAGAACATATCTGATTGATGTTTTCGAGGATGAACTGGGTGAATATGCTGCCCCTCTTATGATCTCTAAAGATGTGGATGTGAAGCAGCGGGAAGAAATTATCAGCAGAGGTTCTCAGAGCCAGTTTGATATAGGAGTTGGTACAAGTTATAAAGACAAATTATATTTAGGAGCCTCTATCGGCATTGTAACTGTTAATTTTTCTCAGAACCGAAGGTTTTATGAAACCGGATATTACGTTGAGAGTTATGATGAGAACGGGCAACCGCTTGGGCAAGGTAATTATAGTTTAACGCTTAACGACGAATTTACAACGCAGGGGACAGGTATAAACCTGAAGGTAGGGGCAATTTTCAGACCTGTGGATGCAGTTCGGTTAGGGGCTACCATTCAAACTCCAACAGCCTATACCTTTATTGATAGTTATTGGTCTTCTTTATCAGCAACGCATTATGATGGCGGTGTAGAGGAAGAAGCAACAACCCCTGGAGAGTATAATTATGCTCTGACAACTCCATTCAGGGCTACAGGTGGTATTGCTTTCTTTTTTAATAAGGTTGGCTTCGTTACCGCTGATATTGAGTATGTAAACTATGCGAACGCACGTTTTAATTCAACAAGTGGAGAATCTGCCTCTGTTTTTGCGGCAACTAACAGTAATATACAGCGCAACTTCAAATCAGGTGTAAATTATAAGCTTGGAGCTGAAGCCAGATATCAAGTGTTCCGATTCAGAGCAGGTTATAATTCTTCTGCTGATCCTTATACTGCTAATACGTCTAACGAGTCAAGAATTAGCACCTATACTTTGGGCACAGGTATAAGGCTGCAGAATTTCTATATTGATGCGGCTTACCTCAACAGCAGTACTACAAACTTCTACTCTCCTTACGTGTTTAGCGATGGAACAGGACCTGTAGTAGAAAACCAGGAAAGAATGAATAATGTAGTCTTTACAGTAGGGTACAATTTCTAA
- a CDS encoding acyltransferase family protein, translated as MNQASSICQTSKPISASDKNQRLHYLDVCRAVVIALVVIFHAHPTSAGIIGWFAWFRMPSFFILSGLLYKQPQQQDLWRFVKKRTSNLLVPYFAYGFLFIIVLSNFNLLDKIFITYPQLKATFLLFYGGRAMKGDPFLVFWFINCLYLSLMLFTLIRMRAKNELQVIGTIAAFYVAGMAMNHFIRFSLPWNINVAFIALTYFAIGFYSQRFINSINQDFRKYLPLLGILLAFCCTLFYLSDIGLFQLQVDMRASKISDPLLNILVPPIFTLTILMLAMLLSRTALQPFLSYVGQNTLPILYLHIMINTLVYLVTGQRVPFLPYIALGIIGPLLCAYLLNKTELTRQLFLGRNSSRLLGHARRAYNSIARPGAL; from the coding sequence ATGAACCAAGCTTCAAGCATCTGCCAAACAAGCAAGCCTATTTCAGCATCCGACAAAAACCAACGCTTACATTACCTTGATGTATGCAGAGCTGTGGTAATTGCACTTGTGGTTATTTTTCATGCTCACCCCACAAGTGCAGGTATAATCGGATGGTTTGCCTGGTTTCGTATGCCATCGTTCTTTATTCTCAGCGGCTTGCTTTACAAGCAGCCACAGCAACAAGACCTCTGGAGGTTTGTAAAGAAAAGAACGTCTAACCTGCTTGTTCCTTACTTTGCTTATGGCTTCCTGTTTATCATAGTCTTGTCTAATTTTAACCTGCTGGACAAAATATTTATTACATATCCGCAGTTAAAAGCCACATTCTTGCTTTTCTATGGCGGCAGAGCCATGAAGGGAGATCCCTTTTTAGTGTTCTGGTTTATCAACTGCCTGTACCTGTCGCTTATGCTTTTTACCCTGATCAGAATGAGAGCTAAAAACGAGCTGCAGGTAATTGGTACTATAGCTGCCTTTTACGTTGCCGGCATGGCTATGAATCACTTCATCAGGTTTTCGCTGCCCTGGAACATAAATGTAGCCTTTATTGCCTTAACTTATTTTGCCATCGGGTTTTATAGCCAGAGATTCATCAACAGCATTAATCAGGATTTCCGGAAGTACCTGCCTTTGCTGGGTATACTGCTGGCTTTTTGCTGTACGCTGTTCTATTTGAGCGACATAGGCCTGTTCCAGCTTCAGGTTGACATGCGGGCTTCTAAAATTTCAGATCCGTTGCTGAATATTCTGGTACCGCCCATCTTTACATTAACCATACTCATGCTGGCCATGTTGCTAAGTAGAACAGCCCTGCAGCCATTCCTCTCTTACGTCGGGCAAAACACGTTGCCAATCCTGTACCTGCACATCATGATCAACACCCTGGTGTACCTGGTTACAGGGCAGCGGGTTCCTTTTCTGCCTTATATTGCGCTGGGGATTATCGGGCCGCTGCTATGTGCTTATCTGCTGAATAAAACAGAACTTACCCGGCAACTTTTCCTGGGCCGAAACAGCAGCAGACTTTTAGGCCATGCGCGCCGGGCCTATAACAGTATTGCCCGGCCCGGAGCACTATAG
- a CDS encoding ClpP family protease, whose translation MSISANYKNEFRKFAVYGQGLNGLTVDRYMNHVESIARQHQVQNMTRSVIEERPTNFREIDVFSRLMMDRIIFLGTQVEENIANIITAQLLFLESADAKKDILLYINSPGGSVYAGLGIYDTMQYVSPDVATICTGLAASFGAVLLAGGAAGKRSALPHARIMIHQPLGGVQGQASDIEITAREVLKLKKELYEIIALHSGKSYEEIHDNADRDYWMRAEEAKAYGIIDEVLVR comes from the coding sequence ATGAGTATTTCAGCAAACTATAAAAATGAATTCCGCAAGTTTGCCGTGTATGGCCAGGGCTTGAATGGCTTAACCGTAGACAGGTATATGAACCACGTAGAAAGTATAGCAAGGCAACACCAGGTACAGAACATGACCCGCTCTGTTATTGAAGAACGCCCCACTAACTTTCGTGAAATCGATGTGTTCTCGCGGCTCATGATGGACCGGATCATCTTCCTGGGAACACAGGTAGAGGAGAACATTGCCAACATCATTACAGCACAGCTTCTTTTCCTGGAATCGGCTGATGCTAAGAAAGATATCCTGCTTTACATCAACAGCCCTGGTGGTTCTGTATATGCCGGCTTAGGTATTTATGATACCATGCAGTATGTAAGTCCCGATGTAGCTACAATCTGTACAGGCTTGGCTGCCTCCTTTGGCGCTGTACTGCTGGCTGGTGGTGCAGCTGGTAAACGCTCTGCCCTGCCTCATGCCCGCATTATGATTCACCAGCCGCTGGGAGGCGTGCAGGGGCAGGCCTCCGATATAGAAATTACTGCCCGTGAAGTGCTAAAGCTGAAGAAAGAACTATACGAAATTATTGCCTTACACAGCGGCAAAAGCTACGAAGAGATTCATGACAACGCTGACCGTGATTACTGGATGCGCGCAGAGGAGGCAAAAGCATATGGTATTATTGATGAGGTGCTGGTAAGATAA
- a CDS encoding 3-hydroxyanthranilate 3,4-dioxygenase, with product MAIQRPFNFKQWIEEHRHLLKPPVGNQQVFKANDDFIVMVVGGPNARKDYHYDEGEEFFFQLEGDIVLKIIEDGKPVDIPIKEGEIFLLPPRVPHSPRRPANTVGLVVERYRKPGEKDGFLWFCENCGHKLYEEYADVTDIVGQLPVIMNNFWENEEHRTCNNCGEIMEPPAKL from the coding sequence ATGGCGATACAACGACCTTTCAACTTTAAGCAGTGGATAGAGGAGCACCGTCACCTGCTGAAGCCACCTGTAGGAAACCAGCAGGTATTTAAAGCAAACGACGACTTTATAGTGATGGTGGTAGGCGGGCCCAATGCCCGCAAAGATTACCATTACGATGAGGGCGAAGAGTTTTTCTTTCAACTGGAAGGAGATATTGTTCTGAAAATAATTGAAGACGGTAAACCTGTGGATATTCCTATTAAAGAAGGCGAAATATTCCTGTTACCGCCAAGGGTGCCCCACTCACCCCGCAGACCCGCTAATACAGTAGGGCTGGTGGTGGAGCGCTACCGCAAGCCAGGGGAGAAAGACGGCTTTTTATGGTTCTGCGAAAACTGCGGGCATAAACTATACGAGGAGTATGCCGATGTTACCGACATCGTGGGCCAGCTACCTGTTATCATGAATAACTTCTGGGAAAATGAAGAACACCGCACTTGTAACAACTGTGGCGAAATAATGGAGCCACCGGCTAAACTTTAA
- the proS gene encoding proline--tRNA ligase, which translates to MSKGLPKRSEDYSLWYNELVKKAGLAENSAVRGCMVIKPYGYAIWEKMQRVLDDMFKATGHENAYFPLFVPKSLFEAEEQNAEGFAKECAVVTHYRLQTDPDNKGKLRVDPAARLEEELIVRPTSEAIIWNTYKNWIQSYRDLPLLVNQWANVVRWEMRTRLFLRTAEFLWQEGHTAHATADEAIAETRQMLEVYATFAEQYIALPVVRGVKTPNERFAGALDTYCIEGLMQDGKALQAGTSHFLGQNFAKAFDVKFATKEGGLEHVWGTSWGVSTRLMGALIMAHSDDEGLVLPPKLAPIQVVIVPIYKGEEQLGQISEKVLQLKKELEAKGISVKYDNRDTERPGFKFAEWELKGVPVRIAIGARDLENGTAEVARRDTKEKSSQQFDSLTAYIPELLEEIQQNIYSKALAYREAHTTKVDSYEEFKQVLEGKGGFVLAHWDGTPETEERIKEETKATIRCIALDTPEEEGTDMLTGKPSNKRVYFAKAY; encoded by the coding sequence ATGAGCAAAGGCTTACCAAAAAGAAGTGAAGACTATTCCTTATGGTATAACGAACTGGTTAAGAAAGCAGGTTTAGCTGAGAATTCTGCAGTTCGGGGCTGTATGGTAATTAAACCATACGGGTATGCCATCTGGGAAAAAATGCAGCGTGTGTTAGACGACATGTTTAAGGCAACCGGACATGAAAATGCGTACTTCCCTTTGTTCGTGCCCAAGAGCTTGTTCGAAGCCGAAGAGCAGAATGCGGAAGGCTTTGCAAAAGAATGTGCTGTTGTAACACACTATCGTTTACAGACCGACCCGGATAATAAGGGCAAACTACGTGTGGATCCGGCAGCCCGGCTAGAGGAAGAGCTTATTGTACGCCCTACTTCTGAAGCCATTATCTGGAACACTTATAAAAACTGGATCCAGAGCTACCGCGACCTGCCCTTGCTGGTAAACCAGTGGGCAAACGTAGTGCGCTGGGAAATGCGTACCCGCCTGTTTTTGCGCACAGCTGAATTCCTGTGGCAGGAAGGCCATACAGCGCATGCCACTGCAGATGAAGCTATTGCCGAAACAAGGCAGATGCTGGAGGTATACGCCACTTTTGCCGAGCAATACATTGCTTTGCCAGTGGTAAGAGGTGTAAAAACGCCTAACGAACGCTTTGCAGGCGCATTAGACACGTATTGTATCGAAGGCCTGATGCAGGACGGCAAAGCCTTACAAGCCGGTACTTCTCACTTCCTGGGCCAGAACTTTGCCAAAGCATTCGATGTGAAGTTTGCCACCAAAGAAGGAGGCCTGGAGCATGTTTGGGGAACATCATGGGGAGTAAGCACCCGTTTGATGGGAGCTCTGATTATGGCGCACTCCGACGACGAGGGGTTGGTGCTGCCTCCAAAGCTGGCTCCTATCCAGGTAGTAATTGTGCCCATTTACAAAGGGGAAGAACAATTAGGCCAGATCAGCGAAAAGGTGCTGCAGCTGAAGAAAGAACTGGAAGCAAAAGGTATCAGCGTGAAATACGACAACCGCGATACCGAGCGCCCCGGCTTTAAGTTTGCCGAGTGGGAGCTGAAAGGGGTGCCTGTGCGCATTGCCATAGGAGCCCGCGATCTTGAAAACGGTACTGCCGAAGTGGCCCGCCGCGATACAAAAGAAAAGAGCTCTCAGCAGTTCGATTCGCTAACAGCGTACATACCTGAGCTACTGGAGGAGATTCAGCAAAATATTTACAGCAAAGCCCTGGCTTACAGAGAAGCACATACAACTAAAGTAGACAGCTACGAAGAGTTTAAGCAGGTGCTGGAAGGCAAAGGCGGTTTTGTACTGGCTCATTGGGATGGCACTCCGGAAACAGAAGAGCGCATTAAAGAAGAAACCAAAGCCACTATTCGCTGTATCGCCCTGGATACGCCCGAAGAAGAAGGTACAGATATGCTGACAGGCAAACCTTCCAACAAGCGTGTTTATTTTGCCAAGGCTTATTAA
- a CDS encoding RNA polymerase sigma factor gives MQTMASPVMAVDMREALVQDREKTLEKIYGKVYPMVLHYVRQHAGTADDAQDLVQEAIIIFYEKVVHEKLQLTASATTYIMAICKNMWRRELEKRNRRQELSPEHYELLKDVTGQEEHPEHQLHMFVEQLGEKCSKMLVSFYYLGQRLEEIAAQLQYSSVRSATVQKFKCLERLRKSLAAYTINHFR, from the coding sequence ATGCAGACAATGGCAAGCCCTGTAATGGCTGTAGATATGCGTGAGGCCCTGGTCCAGGATCGGGAGAAGACGCTGGAGAAAATATATGGCAAGGTATACCCGATGGTGCTTCATTATGTAAGGCAACATGCTGGCACAGCTGATGATGCACAGGACCTGGTGCAGGAGGCTATTATCATTTTTTATGAAAAGGTAGTGCATGAGAAGCTGCAGCTTACAGCCTCGGCTACCACTTACATAATGGCTATCTGTAAGAATATGTGGAGGCGTGAGCTGGAAAAGCGGAACCGCCGGCAGGAGCTTTCGCCGGAGCATTATGAACTGCTGAAAGATGTTACCGGACAGGAAGAGCACCCTGAACACCAGCTCCACATGTTTGTCGAGCAACTGGGGGAGAAGTGCAGCAAAATGCTGGTTTCTTTTTACTACCTGGGGCAGCGCCTGGAGGAGATCGCAGCGCAGCTGCAGTATAGTTCGGTGCGTTCTGCCACTGTTCAGAAGTTCAAGTGCCTGGAGCGTTTGCGCAAATCTTTGGCAGCTTATACTATCAACCATTTCAGATAA
- a CDS encoding acyloxyacyl hydrolase, whose product MFSRSIAILFTLLCFTPFASLGQSSKPFVIGASSQHAALLIHSPRMENLRGTQPQGVEINIQLQTTGSSEWHQDYNYPRLGVSLLWFDYNNPSLGHSFAISPYVSKPFHRSEHHELHLRVGTGLAYFTNRYDAERNPENETISNRLNATMQARLDYDYKIRHNLSLNAGLGFHHYSNGARRKPNLGLNLPTLSVGVNYYTLPLFTTTQVEREPFRAHTFIDISGSIGVKRLSPEHLEKYSARSFSIAFGKQLNRKSNLITGIEGFHDQSLYTVRNQDPTLDPESSLPDVRRVGGMIGHELVMGKLILETHLGLYLYRPYKVETFYYERLGVKYLITNNIFTAIDLKAHGGSANVVEFRLGSRLPFTK is encoded by the coding sequence ATGTTTTCCAGATCAATAGCCATCCTTTTTACCTTACTTTGCTTTACCCCTTTCGCCAGCCTTGGGCAAAGCTCTAAGCCTTTTGTAATTGGCGCCAGCTCCCAGCACGCCGCTCTTCTGATTCATTCTCCGCGTATGGAGAATTTAAGAGGTACGCAGCCGCAGGGAGTAGAAATTAACATCCAGCTACAGACTACCGGCTCCAGTGAGTGGCACCAGGACTATAATTACCCCCGGCTTGGCGTTTCGCTGCTTTGGTTTGACTACAATAACCCTTCGCTGGGGCATTCTTTTGCCATTAGCCCCTATGTCAGCAAACCTTTTCACAGGTCCGAGCATCACGAGCTTCATCTTAGAGTAGGCACGGGCTTAGCCTACTTCACGAACAGGTATGATGCTGAACGCAACCCGGAAAATGAAACCATTAGCAACAGGCTAAATGCTACGATGCAGGCAAGGCTGGATTATGACTATAAGATCAGGCATAACCTTTCTTTAAATGCCGGGCTTGGTTTCCATCATTATTCAAACGGAGCACGACGAAAGCCTAACCTGGGGCTAAACCTTCCTACTTTGTCGGTTGGCGTAAATTATTACACGCTGCCTCTTTTCACAACCACGCAGGTAGAGCGGGAGCCTTTCCGAGCACATACTTTTATAGATATAAGCGGAAGTATAGGTGTTAAACGCCTGTCTCCGGAACACCTCGAAAAGTATTCAGCACGCTCTTTTTCTATTGCCTTTGGCAAACAACTGAACCGTAAAAGCAATCTGATTACAGGTATAGAAGGATTTCACGATCAATCTCTTTATACCGTACGCAACCAGGACCCTACGCTTGATCCGGAGAGTAGCCTGCCCGATGTCCGTCGTGTAGGAGGTATGATCGGGCATGAGCTTGTGATGGGCAAGCTGATACTGGAAACCCATTTAGGGCTTTACCTGTACCGCCCGTACAAGGTGGAAACCTTTTATTATGAGCGCCTGGGAGTAAAATACCTTATTACAAACAATATTTTTACCGCCATAGATTTAAAAGCACATGGCGGCTCTGCAAACGTAGTAGAGTTTCGCTTAGGCTCCAGGCTTCCGTTTACAAAATAA
- a CDS encoding SDR family oxidoreductase, with the protein MDLSLTGKRAIVCGSTQGIGKAVAIELALLGASVTLVARNEAKLIEIAQELDASQGQQHDYLIADFAQPSDLELVMKAYLQQQHQIHILVNNTGGPPGGAIADAKPEEFLTAFNMHLINNHQLVQAVVPFMKEARYGRIINIISTSVKQPLPGLGVSNTIRGAVASWAKTMANELGEFGITVNNVLPGSTKTGRIYSLIESRAGKTGKSKEEIQAEMEAEIPAKRFAEPEEVAAAAAFLASPAAAYINGVSIAVDGGRTGCL; encoded by the coding sequence ATGGATTTAAGCCTGACAGGAAAAAGAGCCATTGTATGCGGCAGCACCCAGGGCATTGGTAAAGCCGTTGCCATTGAACTCGCTTTGTTAGGGGCCAGCGTAACATTGGTAGCCCGCAACGAAGCCAAACTAATAGAGATTGCGCAGGAGCTTGATGCAAGCCAGGGACAGCAGCACGATTACCTGATAGCTGATTTTGCACAGCCAAGTGATCTGGAACTCGTTATGAAGGCGTATTTACAGCAGCAGCACCAAATACATATTCTGGTAAATAATACAGGAGGCCCTCCGGGTGGTGCTATTGCCGATGCCAAACCAGAAGAGTTTCTAACTGCCTTTAACATGCACCTGATCAATAACCATCAGTTGGTGCAGGCGGTGGTTCCTTTTATGAAAGAAGCCCGCTATGGCAGGATCATCAACATTATCAGCACATCGGTGAAACAGCCGTTGCCTGGTTTGGGTGTATCGAATACTATTCGGGGAGCTGTGGCAAGCTGGGCCAAAACAATGGCTAATGAGCTGGGGGAATTCGGTATTACTGTAAACAATGTACTGCCCGGGTCGACGAAAACAGGGCGTATTTATTCCCTGATTGAAAGCAGGGCCGGCAAAACAGGAAAAAGCAAAGAAGAGATACAGGCAGAGATGGAGGCAGAAATACCTGCCAAACGTTTTGCTGAACCAGAGGAAGTTGCTGCAGCTGCTGCCTTTCTGGCCTCTCCTGCAGCAGCATACATCAACGGTGTAAGTATAGCTGTGGATGGCGGCAGAACAGGGTGCCTCTAA